The window TGCAAGGACTGCCCGCCGCAGCCGCCCTCCGGTGTTGGATGTCAGCAACCTGTTTACACACAAGGCCTGCCCGGACCAGATGAATATACCGTCATCGTCGGCGTTTTTGACAGCGAAGTAAGAGCACTGGGGCGCTCGCAAAAGCTGCGCGAGCAGCGCATTCACAATTATTGTTATCCGCAGAGCAATGGCTGTTGGGTCGTATCGGTGGGACGCTACTGGGAACAAGGCCCGGCGGAAAAAATGCGTAATGTTTTGATCAATGAGTTTGGCTATGAAAAAGCGCGGGTTCGCAAACCGGGAGACAAGGACGCCCCATGCCGCGAATCCAAACAGCGATAGGATCAGTATGATTTCAACATCTTGCTTTGCAAAATCCACTTTTTTGAAAGTTGGGTTGGTGGTTAGTTTGATTTTTCTAGTTGCCTGCACGGAACGCGGACAAAATCCCCCCTCCGTGCGCGATGGCGTCTCGGTGGGCGGGCCTGAGCCAACAATACCCAGCCAGCCTGGCCGGCCGCGCGAACCCTTGCCGGATGACATTGAACCGCCGAAAAGCCCGCTCGGCGAGCACGGCTATTCCGTGCTGGTCAATGCCTTTGACAACCAGCTCGACGCCGACCATCTCTCCTTTCAACTGCGCATGCAACGCATCAATAATATGGTTTATTTATATGGCGACGAATGGCGTGTCTGCGTTGGGGTGTATGCCACGCGCGGGCGTGCGCGCCGCACCCTAAAACAGGTTCATGAAAAGGGCTTCACCACCGCGCGCGTTATCGGACCCGGGGATGACGGCGTTCCGCCGCCGAGAGAATGATTTTTTCTGTTGTAGCCCGCCGCGCGAAAGAAACAATATCGCACCAAGCGTGTTTGTCTGCAAAAACAAACTCCCGCATAAAATCAAATCGGTTTATGGCGGGAGTTCGTTGGCGGTTAAACGATTCACACGCTTTGTTCAAGCTTCCCAAATCGTCTCGAGCTTTTGCCGCGGGCGCGAAACATGTATTTCATCGCCGTCAACAATCACTTCCGCGGGGCGCGGGCGCGCATTGTAGTTCGAACTGAGTGAAAAACCGTAAGCGCCCGCCGTCATCACCGCCAGCAGATCTCCGCGCCGCATCAGCGGCAACATCCTGTCCTTCCCCAAAAAATCTCCGGATTCGCAAATCGGGCCGACGACATCGTAGGTTTGCATCTTGCCCGGCATCAAATCTACCGGCGCGATTTGGTGATGCGCTTGATACAAACTCGGCCGGATCAAATCCGACATACCGGCATCGACGATTACAAATTTCTTGCCCTGCGCTTCCTTGGTATACAACACGCGTGTAATCAACGCGCTGCTGGAGGCCACGAGCGCGCGGCCCGGCTCGAATAAGATCTCGCTGTCAAAATCTTTGAGCGGCGCCATTAATAGTCGCGCGACTTCCGCCGGCGAAAGCGCCAAACCCGCCGCCGGCTCGGTGTTCGGAGCAAGGCGCAAAGCATTTTCATAAATCACGCCCAGGCCGCCGCCGAGATCGAGATAATCCAGGCGATGCCCCAGCGCGATGGCTTGCGCCGCAAGTTCAGCCATGACTTTGCCGACGCTTGCGAAAGAAGCGGTTTCAACGATTTGCGAGCCGATGTGCATGTGCAAGCCCGCGAGACGAACATGGGAAATATTTTTGATCTCGGTTAGTAATGCTTGCGCGCGCGGCAATTCGATGCCGAATTTATCCGCCTGCCGGCCCGTGGAAATATACGGGT is drawn from Cytophagia bacterium CHB2 and contains these coding sequences:
- the lysA gene encoding diaminopimelate decarboxylase — encoded protein: MVHFYYAGDSRMRCEDVSIVTLAQKIETPFYLYSRRTYRENFHEIDAAFGAQRHCICYALKANSNPDILRDFAAWGAGADVVSAGELQLALKAGIPASRIVFAGVGKRDDEILAGLQAGIRGFNVESDAELAVINDIARQQNCVAPVALRINPNIDIHGHPYISTGRQADKFGIELPRAQALLTEIKNISHVRLAGLHMHIGSQIVETASFASVGKVMAELAAQAIALGHRLDYLDLGGGLGVIYENALRLAPNTEPAAGLALSPAEVARLLMAPLKDFDSEILFEPGRALVASSSALITRVLYTKEAQGKKFVIVDAGMSDLIRPSLYQAHHQIAPVDLMPGKMQTYDVVGPICESGDFLGKDRMLPLMRRGDLLAVMTAGAYGFSLSSNYNARPRPAEVIVDGDEIHVSRPRQKLETIWEA